The genomic interval ACTGTTTTAAAATAAAGATGCATGCATTAATCATCTGAACCTTCTCTGATAGTTTCAGATCGAAGGAATAACGATACAACGTATAATTCACGAAGCAAATACAAACCATTGTAAAACAAAACATTGCATGGAACAAGCCCTAAACCCTCGACATGATCACAAAACACGACGTAAAAGATCACCACACAAAAGTTAATCAACGACTCGATATGAAAACGAAGAACATATTCTTGAGCATCACTCGCCATGCATATACGTACTGTGATGCTCCGCCCCATGTTTTGAAGACAACTTAGGCGCAATTGGCAGGAGGGGCGATGCCACACTTAGCTGGTAGTCCCATGGCAAGATCGGGAGAGATTCCGAGAGAAGGCAACACCGGCGAGGCCTTGTAAGAACAAAGACACCCCAAGTCAGCGCCAGAAAGAGCCTTGCAACACTTTTCGGACGGATCTACAGGGTTTGGCTTCGTCACCGATGGCTTGCAAGCAGTTAGACCATCGTCATTCATCTTGCAGAAGGTGAAAGCTGATGAGCCTTCGAAAAACACCAGCATTACCACGACCAAGATCACAGCCAACTTGATGCCCATCTTCACCATTCTGATCCCTAGTTCTATGGATTTGGAAGACAGTGTTCTTTAGCTAGTTAAAGTAGTAGAACTTGTGAGTATGTAGTATGGTTCAGCCTACTGCATCTTATATAGGAACAAGAGGAAGTTTAGGAGCCACTAATGTGAAATCCGTGAATGACAATTGGCAGTATTTCCGGTCACGGGGAGCATCTCCGTCCACATACTcgattcttttgttttggaaCTCATGGCCAGTGGCCAGGTTGGGAGAGAGGGATGAGGAGCACATGCATAGAATTGttaacaaattaaagaaactCATTAAAGAATGACTTTGGTTTTCATCCGTGACTTGATTTTTCAGATTGAGTCTTGCTTATGTGCGCTGAAAATGATCACTTCAGTCATCGAATTGGCTAGGGTTTATCATACTTAATTATAGCGTGGCATGTTCCAAAATTCCAAATACTCAAGTTTAACAACAGCAGTAGACTTTTGTTCAGAAAGAACGTACATACACTCAATAATCCCACAAGGAAAAGCAAACTACCTAGCTAGGCAAAACACAGTACTGTCTAGCTATTCCATGCATAACTAGGACTCTAATTCGTTGATTTGCATTTCAGGCTTCAAATCGTTGTTCTCAATTCTTATTTATCATTTATCTACAAGAAGACTAGAGTGAAAGCACCAATTGAGCCCAATTTCGTTTGATTTTGATACCGTCGATCATATTTATACTTATTTCGAGCCCTTTATGTTCCGAATTGTTTTCGATGTTTGATTTATGTTTTTAAACGTGAAATTTCAATGTTGGTCGGTAAAAGTATTGTGGAATATATGAATGAATAGGTTATTatggtgtgtatatatatacagaccgtttcaggtgcggacgttTCAATCCGGCAACAGTTATTATGGTGTGTGAAATATGTAAAAATCAAGTTTTTGAACAGATTATGGCGATTTCgcgattccggccgccgtgggtTGCCGATGGAACTCCGACTGGCACAAACGGGACCGTCGGGAGGTGGGGAGTATGGCTGTCGTGGTCCGCCCCACCGTTGCGGCACGCCGTCGCTAGAATTGGCGAATTTGTACCTTACGTAAGATACAGACTTTCGCATCTGAAAATCCTCCTAATTGGTGGACTAATTGTAAAATCGTGTATGACCGAGCCGCTGCGCATGACGTCTGGTGCACTACATATTGCTCCCATGGGTGTAGTCTATATATGTATCCGCCTAACAATTACCGTTGCGAGATCATGCAAGTTCTAGATCTTGACATGGGGTATTTACAGTTAGATTCTTGCACAAGGTGTCACAATATCTGCTTCACCAGCAACATAATTGAGGATCTCCATCGAGTATTCCTTGCTTTTCATGATTGACCACATTTTGCTCTTCGTCTCCTTGAGAATATCATCTTCGTGTTGAGCAGCTCGATGAACAAATCAACATCTTTTGTCTCTTGTGAGTTGCACACTCGAGGCAAATCTAATACAACCAATGTATATATGAGCTACAACATTACTCCCATCAAGTAATGCCAACATGGCGTTGAATTGAGGAGAGTGATGCATTTCTGCTTTAAACAGTTCCTACTACAATCTTAGCAACATTAAGCTGACTCTTAGGGGTAATATACTTTTGGTTATGATTGATTATGACTTATGAGCCTTTTATTTCAAAATGATAGGTTCAATGGTATGTCGTAAATGATGATATGCCTTTCTAATTCTTACTTGAAAATGTTTAAAAAGAATATGCTAGGATGTTCAAGGGTTCAGGTGTGTGGGATATATCCCCATTTCCATTTGGGTAGGACctcatatttctttttcttttcatgcAAAACAAAACTTCATTATGCATACAACAAATTATAGAAGGTAAAAATAGAATCAGTTTGACCCAATGGCCAAGCAAAGAGGTTCTTTTCCTCAATTCCAATACATACATACAGAGACAATACATGCAGTGATCTAACCCTAATTCTGAGCCATGTTGAATTGGTCAAATTGGCTCATAGACATATTCAATGGGATACCAAACTCCCATCTAATGCATTCAATGATGAAGATCAATAcagaatttgaaaatataattgcATCTGGGTTCCGGTAGCTGCTGGTTTAAATGGAATTTGAAAACACAGAATAGGGAAGGGGCTCAAGGGAGCAAGAAAGCATTTTGCTTTAATTTCTTAGACCAGTACGCACTGCCAAAACTACTTTCTTTGATAGAGGATTCAGGTATCTTAAGAGAAAGGGCCCTCTCTGCTCATCTCCTTTTGCTCTACTCTGTATTCCCTGGTGATTCTTGTAGGGTAAGTTAACAGGTTGGCCAGAATCTCCATGAATGAAGAAAGTGGAGTTAGATAGTTTCTTCACTTATTTTGAAGGAAGAGGATGCTATGCACCGTAACCGACCCTTAAAATAATACTTAATACCCAATCATATATTTTATCCCAAGAGTGACGCCGTTAgcataaaataaaacctacaATAAAGCAAGTCAACACTCAACACACTAACACAGTCGAAAACTATGGAAGGATATCTAACACAAATACATATTTGAATAAATAAGCAACGTATTATATAGTAATTAACATAACTAACATTCTAAAATAAGAGATACTTGGCGGATGACACATTATTGAGGAAGAAGAGTAAAGTTTGTAAGAGAAAAAATGAGTACCGTTAGTTATTTGGAGATGTTTGGCTTAGGTCATTAGGAgaatcccaaaaataaaagatttaaaacctaattttttttccttgtcttAAGCTTAGAGATGCTTGAGTCACCCAAAAAATAGGCTAGATCGGCCCCTAGTTGGATTTCCATATTTGAGGTCTTGACGCATTGCTTTTCTAGCGGATTGAGGTGTGGTTTTTGGGAAAGGGGTGTGCAGCATAAGGGGTTGCTCGGATTTGTTCACGTCATTGGAGTTTTGTTCTCTCATTTGGGCGTTTGCTAATGGATGATGGTTGGTGCGTTTCTCGGTTGGCGACATTGACGACGGTAACATGCACGGTTTGGGTGAATGCATATCTTTTTTTGGGTGGATGGTAGGGATGACAAAAATACTCAGCGGACAGGATACCCCACGGGTATTCGACCATAATGGGTGAGTGTTTCGGGTAAAATAGAGTAACGGATATGAGGATTCCCACTATCTGAATTAACGGAAACAGGTAAGGGACAAAGACGGTATTTCGATCTCCATCCACATACCTACccaataatatattatatttttaatatatatgattaatatatatttactaaaaaaattagtatacaaattaaataaatagaaaaatatcaaaatacattttgtgattatttgcACGTATAACAATTTTTGATGTAAGAAGATAATTTTATCATTATATTCCGTATAGTTTACtggatttttttaatattaaaaGAAATTACTATTAACGAGTATTGAGACATGTATGAGAATTTAATCCCCCTAAGGGTATGAGTGCGGAGAATACCTAGTATCCTACGATGAGAATCAGGCAGGCAGGTACGGGGATGCAAACAAAATTGAGTATGAGTATTATTTATCAATTCTCTAATCCTACCCTCTCCATTGCCATCCCCAATAGATGAGGAGGTTAACACTTAACAGAGTTTAAAAGCAAATCACATGTTTAGGTACGTACTTAGGCACGTGCTGCTGGTTGTGATCCACCGCTGGAGTTGTGATAGGCTCCCTATTTGGAATAATGAACAAAACCCATCAGCCGGATCAAGACCAAGAACTAATTAGAATTTTAGAACAGTCAAAATCAAATACAACCAAAACCATGAAAGTCCAAATTTCTTAGAGACCAGAGCTTGAAAAGCCTGATATAAGCCACACCCTCTAACTTATACAACCAGTTTCCCAATGCTGTCTTCCTCTTATTTTATGCAAATAGAATTCTTTATCCTGAGAGCAACCTTGTCTTCTGCAGCaagtttgaaacttttaaCTGCAATTCTAACATGCTGCTCTTCTGATGCTCACTGCTTCATTGTGTTTGACCtcataggaaaaaaaaaactgacaaCCTACAACCTACTATGACTTGTCCTAAATCAACTATTTAACCTCGATTAGATTACTCATGCTTTAAACTTTGCACAGAGCACCAAGCCCTCGCTGCTCTGGGTAGGCGTGTGGGGTTTGAGAAAGAAAGCAAAATCTGCATATGTGCCAAAGGTCCAAGTTCACATGCTCTGCCTTCAGATATTGAATACAGCGACACACACTTACCCTCCTCAAGTATGAAAACTTGAAGAGCCAGGCCAAGGCATGAAGGCAAAGAAAGACCCTTTTCCAGGCTTTGGCATATGCAATATCTTATGTTAGGTCACAGCAGAGACAAGCCAGGCAAAAAGCAAAAATTTAAGGCCCTGAGAAAAGCCAAAGAGCCagaatttgaaaaagaaaccaaaaggG from Argentina anserina chromosome 2, drPotAnse1.1, whole genome shotgun sequence carries:
- the LOC126784498 gene encoding putative lipid-transfer protein DIR1 codes for the protein MVKMGIKLAVILVVVMLVFFEGSSAFTFCKMNDDGLTACKPSVTKPNPVDPSEKCCKALSGADLGCLCSYKASPVLPSLGISPDLAMGLPAKCGIAPPANCA